Proteins from a single region of Sphingomonas sp.:
- a CDS encoding PP2C family serine/threonine-protein phosphatase, producing the protein MAAPAWRIAGASVTGAVHAFSGDACQDRHRTQVTPGGALIAIVSDGAGSAVHGGEGAAILCERVTAALARTLGRGKPKASRALLRRGVRAVCAGVEAARAQISGDLSDYHATLVGAVVLPGTGGLFFHIGDGAALAVELESGRWTLSAPRNGEYSCETYFFTESDWRRRLRFKLIEPGFDTIFVMTDGVTDIGLKNRGSGPEPFMPFFEPIGRFLAQAGRAEGERALIGTLDTPAVRERSNDDKTLVWAQAV; encoded by the coding sequence GTGGCGGCTCCGGCATGGCGGATCGCCGGGGCTTCGGTCACGGGCGCGGTGCACGCGTTTAGCGGTGATGCTTGCCAGGATCGCCACCGCACGCAGGTGACGCCGGGTGGGGCGTTGATCGCCATAGTGTCCGATGGCGCCGGTTCGGCGGTGCATGGCGGCGAAGGCGCGGCGATCCTGTGCGAGCGGGTAACCGCCGCGCTCGCCCGCACGCTGGGACGGGGCAAGCCGAAGGCGTCGCGGGCATTGCTGCGGCGGGGGGTGCGGGCGGTATGCGCCGGGGTTGAGGCGGCGCGGGCGCAGATCTCGGGCGATCTTTCCGATTATCACGCGACTCTGGTCGGCGCGGTGGTGCTGCCAGGCACAGGGGGGCTGTTCTTCCATATCGGCGACGGTGCGGCGCTGGCGGTCGAATTGGAAAGCGGCCGCTGGACGCTTTCGGCTCCGCGTAACGGCGAATATTCCTGCGAGACCTATTTCTTCACCGAGTCCGATTGGCGCAGGCGGCTGCGCTTCAAGCTGATCGAGCCGGGATTCGACACGATATTCGTGATGACAGACGGCGTCACCGATATCGGGCTCAAGAACAGGGGCTCGGGGCCCGAACCGTTCATGCCCTTCTTCGAGCCGATCGGCCGCTTTCTCGCGCAGGCCGGGCGCGCCGAGGGTGAACGGGCGTTGATTGGCACGCTCGACACGCCGGCAGTGCGCGAGCGCTCGAACGACGACAAGACGCTCGTCTGGGCGCAGGCGGTATGA
- the modA gene encoding molybdate ABC transporter substrate-binding protein gives MIARRGFLAGIGATAFAARASAAPAAPLVLAAASLQESLNAAADAWAAKGHARPVCSFAASSALARQIAVGAAADLFISADEPWMDDVERRGRIVPGSRAAFLGNRLVIVETKGLRGRYAFPPNADLAEMLSQGRIAVADPDSVPAGRYAKAAIEKAGAWKSVESRLVRGESVRAALALVERGAAHHGIVYATDARASSKVQVIGTIPANAHPPIRYPIARLKASTSPDAEPLRRFLLSREGKAIFQRFGFIAL, from the coding sequence ATGATCGCGCGGCGCGGATTTCTGGCCGGGATTGGCGCGACCGCGTTTGCCGCACGGGCGAGCGCCGCGCCGGCTGCGCCTTTGGTGCTGGCCGCAGCGAGCCTGCAAGAGTCATTAAACGCCGCGGCCGATGCCTGGGCCGCCAAGGGGCATGCCCGGCCGGTCTGCTCGTTCGCGGCGTCGTCGGCGCTGGCGCGGCAGATCGCGGTAGGCGCGGCGGCAGACCTTTTCATCTCGGCGGACGAGCCGTGGATGGACGATGTCGAAAGGCGAGGGCGGATCGTGCCCGGCAGCCGCGCGGCTTTCCTGGGCAACCGGCTGGTGATCGTCGAGACCAAGGGGCTGCGGGGCCGCTACGCCTTCCCGCCCAATGCCGACCTTGCCGAGATGCTTTCGCAAGGCCGTATCGCCGTCGCCGATCCGGATTCGGTGCCGGCGGGGCGTTATGCCAAGGCAGCGATCGAGAAAGCGGGGGCGTGGAAGTCGGTCGAGTCCCGGCTGGTACGCGGCGAAAGCGTGCGCGCGGCGCTGGCGCTGGTCGAGCGCGGCGCGGCGCATCACGGGATCGTCTATGCGACGGACGCCCGTGCATCGAGCAAGGTACAGGTGATCGGAACGATCCCCGCCAATGCCCACCCGCCGATCCGCTATCCGATCGCGCGGCTCAAGGCTTCGACCAGCCCCGATGCCGAGCCGTTGCGGCGGTTTCTCCTCAGCCGTGAGGGCAAGGCGATTTTTCAGCGTTTCGGGTTCATCGCGCTTTGA
- the modB gene encoding molybdate ABC transporter permease subunit has product MTLTPEEWGIVALSLKVGGVAVLACLPVAFALAYLLARVRFPGKTLIDGLVHLPLVVPPVVTGWLLLLAFAPEGPVGSWLESWFGVSVLFRWTGAAIAAAVMALPLMVRAMRLSIEAVDQRLEQAGRTLGAGKWRVFRTITLPLSLPGVIAGAVLGFARGLGEFGATITFVSNVPGETETLPLAIYAALQTPDGEAMVLRLAAISVLLSLAALIASELIARRVGRGLHVL; this is encoded by the coding sequence TTGACCCTTACGCCCGAGGAATGGGGAATCGTCGCGCTCTCGCTCAAGGTGGGCGGGGTGGCGGTGCTGGCGTGCCTGCCGGTGGCATTCGCGCTGGCTTACCTGCTTGCGCGGGTGCGGTTCCCGGGGAAGACACTGATCGACGGACTGGTCCATTTACCGCTGGTGGTGCCGCCGGTGGTGACCGGGTGGCTGCTGCTGCTGGCGTTCGCTCCGGAAGGGCCGGTGGGGAGTTGGCTGGAGAGCTGGTTCGGGGTGAGCGTGCTGTTTCGCTGGACCGGCGCGGCGATCGCGGCTGCGGTGATGGCCTTGCCGCTGATGGTCCGCGCGATGCGGCTGTCGATCGAGGCGGTCGACCAGCGGCTCGAACAGGCGGGCCGCACCTTGGGTGCGGGCAAATGGCGGGTGTTTCGCACGATCACTTTGCCGCTGAGCCTGCCGGGCGTGATCGCTGGCGCGGTGCTCGGCTTCGCGCGCGGGTTGGGCGAGTTCGGCGCGACGATCACCTTCGTATCGAATGTGCCCGGTGAGACCGAGACACTGCCGCTCGCCATCTACGCCGCGCTCCAGACTCCGGACGGGGAAGCGATGGTGTTGCGGCTCGCGGCGATCTCCGTGCTGCTTTCGCTTGCCGCGCTGATCGCCTCCGAGTTGATCGCCCGGCGCGTGGGCAGGGGGCTGCATGTCCTTTGA
- a CDS encoding ATP-binding cassette domain-containing protein — MSFDIDITKRIGDAEIACRIEPGEGLTVLFGPSGAGKTSVLNMVAGLIVPESGHVRVGARTLFDAASGIDMAVPDRRAGYVFQEARLFPHLRVRANLLYGRSGEAFEYDETVALLGIGHLLDRWPRTLSGGEARRVAIGRALLSDPAFLLLDEPLSSLDRARREEIMALLERLRDALRLPILMVTHDRDEAARLGSRIVEI; from the coding sequence ATGTCCTTTGACATCGACATCACCAAGCGGATCGGCGATGCCGAGATCGCTTGCCGGATCGAGCCGGGTGAGGGGCTGACCGTGTTGTTCGGCCCATCGGGTGCGGGCAAGACGAGCGTGCTCAACATGGTCGCCGGGCTGATCGTGCCCGAGAGCGGACACGTCCGTGTTGGCGCCCGGACCTTGTTCGACGCTGCTTCCGGCATCGACATGGCGGTGCCGGATCGCCGCGCTGGCTATGTATTTCAGGAAGCGCGGCTTTTCCCGCACCTGCGCGTCCGCGCCAATTTGTTGTACGGACGAAGTGGGGAAGCTTTCGAGTATGACGAAACCGTAGCGCTGCTCGGCATCGGGCATTTGCTCGACCGTTGGCCGCGCACGCTTTCGGGCGGCGAGGCGCGGCGCGTGGCGATCGGGCGAGCATTGCTCTCCGATCCCGCCTTCCTGTTGCTTGACGAGCCGCTCTCCTCGCTCGACCGTGCGCGTCGCGAGGAGATCATGGCGTTGCTCGAGCGGCTGCGCGATGCGTTGCGTCTACCGATCCTGATGGTAACCCACGACCGCGACGAAGCGGCGCGGCTGGGATCGCGGATCGTCGAAATCTAG
- a CDS encoding 2-dehydropantoate 2-reductase, with product MRIAVIGAGAIGGTLAAWLAQTHDVTVCARSPLTDLEVMREEGVIRATPLVLTDPAAATPVDWVLCTTKTYDCESAAAWLPGLMGPEARLAVIQNGVEQRERFPQVSRDLTVPVIIDLPAERTAQGRLVQRRNGTIHVPDDANGVAFAALFAGTVIDAQTTPDFVTAAWRKLAINCSGIVSALTLRPAEVANDEGIAEVMRGLVRECITVGRLEGADLPDKLADQVVKWTTLAHPQSVNSIQADRMAGRRTEVDARNLVIVRLGEKHGVATPLNRALAAVLAASA from the coding sequence ATGCGGATCGCGGTGATCGGCGCCGGGGCGATCGGCGGGACGCTGGCGGCGTGGCTGGCGCAAACCCATGATGTGACCGTCTGCGCCCGATCCCCGTTGACCGATCTGGAAGTGATGCGTGAGGAAGGCGTGATCCGCGCTACGCCTCTGGTGCTGACCGATCCCGCCGCCGCGACGCCGGTCGATTGGGTTTTGTGCACCACCAAAACCTATGATTGCGAATCCGCCGCCGCTTGGCTGCCCGGGCTGATGGGGCCGGAGGCGCGGCTGGCGGTAATCCAGAACGGCGTCGAGCAGCGCGAGCGCTTCCCGCAGGTGTCGCGGGACCTCACCGTTCCGGTGATCATTGATCTCCCCGCCGAACGCACCGCGCAGGGCCGCCTCGTTCAGCGCCGCAACGGCACTATCCATGTGCCCGACGATGCCAATGGGGTGGCGTTCGCGGCGTTGTTCGCCGGCACGGTGATCGATGCCCAGACCACCCCCGACTTCGTTACCGCCGCATGGCGCAAGCTGGCGATCAACTGTTCGGGGATCGTCAGCGCGCTGACCCTGCGCCCCGCCGAAGTCGCCAATGACGAAGGCATCGCCGAAGTCATGCGCGGGCTGGTCCGCGAATGCATCACCGTGGGCCGGCTGGAGGGCGCGGACCTACCCGACAAGCTCGCCGATCAGGTGGTGAAATGGACGACGCTGGCGCATCCGCAATCGGTCAATTCGATTCAGGCCGATCGCATGGCCGGCCGGCGCACCGAAGTCGATGCGCGGAACCTTGTGATCGTCCGCCTTGGCGAGAAGCACGGCGTAGCGACCCCGCTCAACAGGGCGCTGGCCGCGGTTTTGGCGGCCTCCGCCTAG
- a CDS encoding DUF1993 domain-containing protein encodes MATELYDITVPAFLRGFAAMAAFLEKGRNWADENDVPREALLDARIFEDMAPLTSQIQRVSDGAKLAIARLARIEAPVMPDTEASFDELQARIAATVDFIKSVPREKIDGRENAEIVVKLPNNELRFTGRGYVRDFALPNFYFHITTAYALLRMRGVPVGKRDYLGGI; translated from the coding sequence ATGGCTACCGAACTCTATGACATCACCGTTCCTGCCTTCCTGCGGGGCTTCGCGGCAATGGCCGCTTTCCTGGAGAAGGGCCGAAACTGGGCGGACGAAAATGACGTGCCGCGCGAGGCGTTGCTGGATGCCCGCATCTTCGAGGATATGGCGCCGCTGACCAGCCAGATCCAGCGCGTCAGTGACGGCGCCAAACTGGCGATCGCGCGGCTGGCCAGAATCGAAGCTCCCGTAATGCCCGATACCGAAGCGAGCTTCGACGAACTTCAGGCGCGGATCGCGGCGACAGTCGATTTCATCAAATCGGTGCCGCGCGAAAAAATCGACGGGCGCGAGAATGCCGAGATCGTGGTCAAGCTGCCGAACAACGAACTGCGCTTCACCGGCCGCGGCTATGTTCGCGACTTCGCGCTGCCCAATTTCTATTTTCATATCACCACCGCTTATGCGCTGTTGCGCATGCGGGGCGTGCCGGTCGGCAAGCGGGATTACCTGGGCGGCATCTGA
- the rpoC gene encoding DNA-directed RNA polymerase subunit beta', translated as MNELTNFANPVAKPETFDQIQIGIASPDRIRSWSFGEIKKPETINYRTFKPERDGLFCARIFGPIKDYECLCGKYKRMKYKGIVCEKCGVEVTVSKVRRERMGHIELAAPVAHIWFLKSLPSRIGLLLDMQLKQLERVLYFESYIVTEPGLTPLEKFQLLTEDELLDAQDQYGEDAFSAGIGAEAVKIMLMDLDLEGEKRDLLEELATTKSELKPKKIIKRLKVVESFLESGNRPEWMILDVVPVIPPELRPLVPLDGGRFATSDLNDLYRRVINRNNRLKRLMELRAPDIIVRNEKRMLQEAVDALFDNGRRGRTITGANKRPLKSLSDMLKGKQGRFRQNLLGKRVDYSGRSVIVTGPELKLHQCGLPKKMALELFKPFIYARLDAKGLSMTLKQAKKWVEKERKEVWDILDEVIREHPVLLNRAPTLHRLGIQAFEPVLIEGKAIQLHPLVCSAFNADFDGDQMAVHVPLSLEAQLEARVLMMSTNNILSPANGKPIIVPSQDMVLGLYYLSMEKTGEPGEGMILGDMAEVHQALDAGAVTLHTKITSRVPQTDEDGKTYLKRYETTPGRMLLGETLPKSHRVPFETVNRLLTKKDVGDVIDEVYRHTGQKETVLFADAIMALGFRHAFRAGISFGKDDMIIPDAKEALVDETRALVKDFEQQYQDGLITHQEKYNKVIDAWSGCGDRVASAMMDEIKAVRRYEDGANAGREKPINAIYMMAHSGARGSQAQIKQLAGMRGLMAKPSGEIIETPIISNFKEGLTVLEYFNSTHGARKGLADTALKTANSGYLTRRLVDVSQDCVIMEDDCGTERALEMKAIVQGGSTIASLGERILGRTTAEDVLDKDGKVVIPTGTLLDEAMITQIEALGTQGMKIRSPLVCEAKIGVCGKCYGRDLARGTPVNIGEAVGVIAAQSIGEPGTQLTMRTFHIGGAAQLNETSNLEATSDGTVEFRDVRMIVDQRGRRVVTSRSAELAIVDMDGRELAVHRIPYGSYVLFDDGHVVSQGDRMAEWDPFTMPVITENPGTVKYVDLIEGKTMTEQADEATGITQRVVTENRGVSAKKEDLRPRLTLTGESAEEAGRYMLSPGAVLSVEDGAQVQAGDVLARVARESAKTRDITGGLPRVAELFEARKPKENAIIAKVSGRVIFGKDYKAKRKIGIQPEDGGEVVEYLIPKSKVIDVQEGDYVKRGDNLIGGSPDPHDILEVLGIEPLAEYLVSEIQEVYRLQGVKINDKHIEVIVRQMLQKVEITESGDTTLLVGEQLDRKEMDEVNEKLDKKQAPAQGKPILLGITKASLQTRSFISAASFQETTRVLTEAAVQGKQDTLIGLKENVIVGRLIPAGTGAGMNRLRVTANSRDAALRVAQRAMQAALITPESAAQEHEAELARSARDAGGTGDDALAAVVPSGHGTDADAGEYLNEAE; from the coding sequence ATGAACGAACTGACCAACTTCGCGAACCCGGTGGCCAAACCGGAGACCTTCGACCAGATCCAGATCGGTATCGCCTCGCCGGATCGCATCCGTTCGTGGTCGTTCGGCGAGATCAAGAAGCCGGAAACCATCAACTATCGCACGTTCAAGCCCGAGCGTGACGGCCTGTTCTGCGCGCGCATCTTCGGTCCGATCAAGGATTACGAGTGCCTGTGCGGCAAGTACAAGCGCATGAAGTACAAGGGCATCGTCTGCGAAAAGTGCGGCGTCGAGGTTACCGTCTCGAAGGTCCGCCGTGAGCGCATGGGCCATATCGAGCTCGCCGCCCCGGTCGCGCACATCTGGTTCCTCAAGTCGCTGCCGAGCCGCATCGGCCTGCTGCTCGACATGCAGCTCAAGCAGCTTGAGCGTGTGCTGTATTTCGAGAGCTACATCGTCACCGAGCCGGGCCTGACACCGCTCGAGAAGTTCCAGCTCCTCACCGAGGACGAACTGCTCGACGCGCAGGACCAATATGGCGAAGATGCCTTCTCGGCCGGCATCGGCGCTGAGGCGGTCAAGATCATGCTCATGGATCTCGACCTCGAAGGCGAGAAGCGTGACCTTCTGGAAGAACTCGCGACCACCAAGTCGGAGCTCAAGCCCAAGAAGATCATCAAGCGGCTGAAGGTCGTCGAGAGCTTCCTCGAATCCGGCAACCGCCCGGAATGGATGATCCTGGACGTCGTGCCGGTCATTCCGCCCGAACTGCGCCCGCTGGTGCCGCTGGACGGCGGCCGTTTCGCGACCTCGGATCTCAACGATCTCTATCGCCGCGTCATCAACCGCAACAACCGCCTGAAGCGGCTGATGGAACTGCGCGCGCCGGACATCATCGTCCGCAACGAAAAGCGCATGCTGCAGGAAGCTGTTGACGCGCTGTTCGACAACGGTCGCCGCGGCCGCACGATCACCGGCGCCAACAAGCGTCCGCTCAAGTCGCTATCCGACATGCTCAAGGGCAAGCAGGGCCGCTTCCGCCAGAACCTGCTCGGCAAGCGCGTCGACTATTCGGGCCGTTCGGTCATCGTGACCGGGCCGGAACTCAAGCTGCACCAGTGCGGCCTGCCGAAGAAGATGGCGCTCGAACTGTTCAAGCCCTTCATCTACGCGCGCCTCGACGCCAAGGGTCTGTCGATGACCCTCAAGCAGGCGAAGAAGTGGGTCGAAAAGGAACGCAAGGAGGTCTGGGACATCCTCGACGAAGTCATTCGCGAGCACCCGGTCCTGCTGAACCGCGCGCCGACGCTCCACCGCCTCGGCATTCAGGCGTTCGAGCCGGTGCTGATCGAAGGCAAGGCAATCCAGCTTCATCCGCTGGTCTGCTCGGCGTTCAACGCCGACTTCGATGGTGACCAGATGGCCGTCCACGTTCCGCTGAGCCTGGAGGCCCAGCTCGAAGCGCGCGTGCTGATGATGTCGACCAACAACATCCTCTCGCCCGCCAACGGCAAGCCGATCATCGTGCCTTCGCAGGACATGGTGCTGGGTCTCTATTATCTGTCGATGGAAAAGACCGGCGAGCCGGGCGAAGGCATGATCCTGGGCGACATGGCCGAAGTGCATCAGGCGCTCGACGCCGGTGCCGTGACGCTGCACACCAAGATCACCTCGCGCGTCCCGCAGACCGATGAGGATGGCAAGACCTACCTCAAGCGCTACGAGACGACCCCGGGCCGCATGCTGCTGGGCGAAACCCTGCCCAAGTCGCACCGCGTTCCGTTCGAGACCGTCAACCGCCTCCTCACCAAGAAGGATGTGGGCGATGTGATCGACGAGGTCTATCGCCATACCGGCCAGAAGGAGACCGTGCTGTTCGCCGACGCGATCATGGCGCTGGGCTTCCGCCACGCGTTCCGCGCCGGTATCTCGTTCGGCAAGGACGACATGATCATTCCGGACGCCAAGGAAGCACTGGTCGACGAGACCCGCGCCCTGGTGAAGGACTTCGAGCAGCAGTATCAGGACGGCCTGATCACGCATCAGGAGAAGTACAACAAGGTGATCGACGCCTGGTCGGGCTGCGGTGACCGCGTTGCCTCCGCGATGATGGACGAGATCAAGGCGGTTCGCCGCTACGAGGACGGCGCTAATGCCGGCCGCGAGAAGCCGATCAACGCGATCTACATGATGGCCCACTCGGGTGCCCGCGGTTCGCAGGCGCAGATCAAGCAGCTCGCCGGCATGCGCGGCCTGATGGCCAAGCCTTCGGGCGAGATCATCGAGACGCCGATCATCTCGAACTTCAAGGAAGGTCTTACCGTCCTCGAATATTTCAACTCGACCCACGGCGCCCGCAAGGGCCTGGCCGATACGGCGCTCAAGACGGCGAACTCGGGCTACCTGACCCGCCGCCTCGTCGACGTGTCGCAGGACTGCGTCATCATGGAAGATGATTGCGGTACCGAGCGCGCGCTGGAGATGAAGGCGATCGTGCAGGGCGGTTCGACCATCGCCTCGCTCGGCGAGCGTATCCTGGGCCGCACCACGGCCGAGGACGTGCTCGACAAGGACGGCAAGGTCGTCATCCCGACGGGCACCCTGCTCGACGAGGCGATGATCACGCAGATTGAGGCGCTGGGCACTCAGGGCATGAAGATTCGCAGTCCGCTCGTCTGCGAAGCTAAGATCGGCGTGTGCGGCAAGTGCTATGGGCGCGATCTCGCCCGCGGTACCCCGGTGAACATCGGCGAGGCCGTCGGCGTCATCGCGGCGCAGTCGATCGGCGAACCGGGCACGCAGCTGACCATGCGTACCTTCCACATCGGCGGCGCGGCGCAGCTCAACGAAACCTCGAACCTCGAGGCGACGTCGGACGGCACCGTCGAATTCCGCGATGTCCGCATGATCGTCGATCAGCGTGGCCGCCGCGTGGTGACCTCGCGTTCGGCCGAGCTGGCGATCGTCGATATGGACGGCCGCGAGCTGGCGGTGCACCGCATTCCGTATGGCTCGTACGTGCTGTTCGACGATGGCCACGTCGTCTCGCAGGGCGATCGCATGGCCGAATGGGATCCGTTCACCATGCCGGTGATCACCGAGAACCCCGGCACCGTGAAGTATGTCGACCTCATCGAAGGCAAGACGATGACGGAACAGGCCGACGAAGCGACGGGTATCACCCAGCGCGTCGTCACCGAAAACCGTGGCGTCTCGGCCAAGAAGGAGGATCTCCGTCCGCGCCTGACCCTCACCGGCGAAAGCGCCGAGGAGGCTGGCCGCTACATGCTCTCGCCGGGCGCGGTGCTCTCGGTCGAAGACGGCGCGCAGGTCCAGGCCGGTGACGTTCTCGCCCGTGTCGCTCGCGAGTCCGCCAAGACCCGCGACATCACCGGCGGTCTGCCGCGCGTCGCCGAGCTGTTTGAAGCGCGCAAGCCCAAGGAAAACGCGATCATCGCGAAGGTCTCGGGCCGCGTCATCTTCGGCAAGGACTACAAGGCCAAGCGCAAGATCGGCATCCAGCCCGAGGACGGCGGCGAGGTCGTGGAGTATCTGATCCCGAAGTCGAAGGTGATTGACGTTCAGGAAGGCGACTACGTCAAGCGTGGCGACAACCTGATCGGCGGTTCGCCCGATCCGCACGACATTCTCGAGGTGCTCGGCATCGAGCCGCTCGCGGAATATCTCGTCTCGGAAATCCAGGAAGTCTATCGACTCCAGGGCGTGAAGATCAACGACAAGCACATCGAGGTGATTGTTCGCCAGATGCTGCAGAAGGTCGAGATCACTGAGTCCGGCGACACCACTCTCCTCGTCGGCGAGCAGCTCGACCGCAAGGAGATGGACGAGGTCAACGAGAAGCTGGACAAGAAGCAGGCTCCCGCACAGGGCAAGCCGATCCTGCTCGGCATCACCAAGGCGTCGCTGCAGACCCGCAGCTTCATCTCGGCGGCCTCGTTCCAGGAGACCACCCGCGTCCTCACCGAGGCGGCGGTTCAGGGCAAGCAGGATACGCTGATCGGTCTCAAGGAGAACGTGATCGTCGGCCGTCTTATCCCCGCCGGCACCGGCGCGGGCATGAACCGTCTGCGCGTCACCGCCAACTCGCGCGACGCGGCGCTTCGGGTCGCGCAGCGCGCGATGCAGGCTGCGCTGATCACGCCGGAATCGGCGGCGCAGGAGCATGAAGCCGAACTGGCCCGTTCGGCCCGCGACGCTGGCGGCACCGGCGACGACGCGCTGGCGGCGGTGGTCCCGAGCGGCCACGGCACCGATGCCGATGCCGGCGAGTATCTGAACGAAGCGGAGTGA